Proteins from a genomic interval of Brucella melitensis bv. 1 str. 16M:
- the putA gene encoding trifunctional transcriptional regulator/proline dehydrogenase/L-glutamate gamma-semialdehyde dehydrogenase gives MTDNISVSKVAVFQNFAPPIREQSALRQAITAAYRRPEAECVSALAEQATLPEETRQQIRSTARKLIEALRAKHKGTGIEGLVHEYSLSSQEGVALMCLAEALLRIPDMATRDALIRDKISNGDWKSHIGGGRSLFVNAATWGLVVTGKLTNTVNDRGLSAALTRLIARCGEPVIRRGVDMAMRMMGEQFVTGETIDEALKRAKELEERGFRYSYDMLGEAATTAADAERYYKDYETAIHAIGRASAGRGIYDGPGISIKLSALHPRYTRAQSERVMGELLPKVKALAAIAKSYNIGLNIDAEEADRLELSLDLLQSLCEDPDLAGWDGIGFVVQAYGKRCPLVLDFIIDLARRTKRRVMVRLVKGAYWDAEIKRAQVDGLEDFPVYTRKVHTDVSYIACARKLLAATDVIFPQFATHNAQTLATIYHLAGPDFKTGKFEFQCLHGMGEPLYDEVVGPEKLGRPARIYAPVGTHETLLAYLVRRLLENGANSSFVNRIGDKNVSVDELIADPVEVVRSMAVVGARHDQIALPENLYGARRNSAGFDLSNEVTLAELSKTLKETAGRAWTAEPQVAGAKVKGVSRPVLNPGDRNDVVGTVTEIAEADVAKAMKAAQTATTSWSAVAPAERAACLERAADIMQRDMPALLGLVMREAGKSMPNAIAEVREAIDFLRYYAEQTRRTLGVGHKALGPVVCISPWNFPLAIFTGQIAAALVAGNPVLAKPAEETPLIAAEGVRILHEGGIPADALQLLPGDGRIGAALVAAPETCGVMFTGSTEVARLIQAQLASRLLPNGKPVPLIAETGGQNAMIVDSSALAEQVVFDVIASAFDSAGQRCSALRVLCLQEDVADRILTMLKGALRELSIGRTDQLKVDIGPVITDEAKNTIEKHIQAMRDLGRKVEQLPLGPETQNGTFVAPTIIEIESLRDLKREVFGPVLHVVRYKRDDMESLIDDINSTGYGLTFGLHTRLDETIANVADRIRVGNIYINRNIIGAVVGVQPFGGRGLSGTGPKAGGPLYLGRLVETAPIPPRHASVHTDAALKDFARWLGNRGMNDLAQAARDTGSASALGLELELPGPVGERNLYALHPRGRVLLVPQTEIGLYRQLTAVLATGNTAVIDEACGLRAVLKDLPETVAARAIWTGDWQADAPFAGALIEGDSARIKEVNSRIAALPGPLVLTQAASPEDLAANQDAYCLNWLLEEVSTSINTTAAGGNASLMAIG, from the coding sequence ATGACCGATAATATTTCTGTTTCCAAAGTGGCCGTTTTCCAGAATTTTGCGCCGCCGATCCGCGAGCAAAGCGCACTGAGGCAAGCGATCACTGCCGCTTATCGCCGCCCCGAAGCCGAATGCGTTTCAGCGCTGGCCGAGCAGGCAACCTTGCCGGAGGAGACGCGCCAGCAAATCCGTTCCACCGCCCGCAAGCTGATCGAAGCGCTGCGTGCCAAGCATAAGGGCACCGGCATCGAAGGTCTGGTGCATGAATATTCGCTGTCGAGCCAGGAAGGCGTGGCGCTGATGTGCCTTGCCGAAGCCTTGCTGCGCATTCCCGATATGGCGACGCGCGATGCGCTGATCCGCGACAAGATATCGAATGGCGACTGGAAATCCCACATTGGCGGCGGGCGCTCGCTTTTCGTCAATGCTGCGACATGGGGCCTGGTCGTTACCGGCAAGCTCACCAATACCGTCAATGATCGTGGCCTTTCCGCCGCTCTTACCCGCCTCATCGCCCGCTGCGGCGAGCCGGTCATCCGTCGCGGCGTGGACATGGCCATGCGCATGATGGGCGAGCAGTTCGTCACCGGCGAAACCATCGATGAGGCGTTGAAACGCGCCAAGGAGCTGGAAGAGCGCGGCTTCCGCTATTCCTACGACATGCTGGGCGAGGCCGCGACCACCGCCGCCGATGCAGAGCGTTATTATAAGGATTATGAAACCGCGATCCACGCCATCGGTCGTGCTTCCGCAGGGCGCGGCATTTATGATGGTCCCGGCATTTCCATCAAGCTTTCGGCGCTTCACCCGCGTTATACCCGCGCGCAAAGTGAGCGCGTCATGGGTGAACTTCTGCCGAAGGTGAAGGCACTCGCGGCCATCGCCAAGTCCTATAATATCGGCCTCAATATCGACGCGGAGGAGGCCGACCGTCTTGAACTGTCGCTCGACCTGTTGCAAAGCCTTTGCGAAGACCCTGATCTGGCAGGCTGGGATGGCATCGGCTTCGTGGTGCAGGCCTATGGCAAGCGCTGCCCCCTCGTGCTTGATTTCATCATCGATCTGGCTCGCCGCACCAAGCGCCGCGTCATGGTGCGTCTGGTGAAGGGCGCCTATTGGGATGCGGAGATCAAGCGTGCGCAGGTGGATGGGCTGGAGGATTTTCCGGTCTATACCCGCAAGGTGCATACGGACGTTTCCTATATTGCCTGCGCGCGCAAGCTTCTGGCCGCGACGGATGTGATCTTTCCGCAATTTGCGACCCATAACGCGCAGACACTCGCCACGATCTATCATCTGGCCGGGCCGGATTTCAAAACCGGTAAGTTTGAGTTCCAATGCCTGCACGGCATGGGTGAGCCGCTTTATGATGAAGTCGTCGGCCCCGAAAAGCTCGGTCGCCCGGCCCGCATTTATGCACCGGTCGGCACGCATGAAACGCTGCTCGCCTATCTCGTCCGCCGCCTTCTTGAAAACGGCGCGAACTCCTCCTTCGTCAACCGTATTGGCGACAAAAACGTCTCGGTCGATGAGCTGATCGCCGATCCGGTGGAAGTCGTCCGGTCGATGGCTGTCGTCGGTGCGCGTCATGACCAGATTGCGCTGCCGGAAAATCTCTATGGCGCGCGCCGCAATTCCGCAGGCTTTGATCTTTCCAATGAGGTGACGCTTGCGGAACTGAGCAAAACCTTGAAGGAAACGGCAGGCCGTGCATGGACCGCCGAACCGCAGGTGGCGGGTGCAAAGGTGAAGGGCGTAAGCCGTCCGGTTCTCAATCCCGGCGACCGGAATGATGTTGTCGGCACCGTAACGGAAATCGCAGAGGCCGATGTGGCAAAGGCGATGAAGGCAGCGCAAACCGCGACCACAAGCTGGTCCGCGGTTGCGCCCGCAGAACGCGCCGCCTGTCTGGAGCGCGCAGCCGATATCATGCAGCGCGACATGCCGGCTCTGCTCGGCCTCGTCATGCGCGAGGCGGGCAAGTCCATGCCGAACGCCATTGCCGAAGTGCGTGAAGCCATCGATTTCCTGCGCTATTATGCCGAACAGACCCGCCGCACGCTTGGCGTCGGCCACAAGGCGCTTGGCCCTGTCGTCTGCATCAGCCCGTGGAACTTCCCGCTGGCAATCTTCACCGGCCAGATTGCGGCTGCACTTGTTGCAGGCAATCCGGTTCTGGCAAAGCCTGCCGAGGAAACCCCGCTGATCGCCGCTGAGGGCGTGCGCATTCTGCATGAGGGGGGCATTCCGGCGGATGCGCTCCAGCTTCTGCCGGGTGATGGCCGCATTGGCGCCGCGCTGGTTGCAGCACCGGAAACTTGCGGCGTAATGTTCACCGGCTCCACCGAGGTGGCGCGGCTCATCCAGGCGCAGCTTGCCTCGCGCCTGCTGCCGAACGGAAAGCCGGTCCCGCTCATTGCCGAAACGGGCGGTCAGAACGCCATGATCGTGGATTCCTCGGCACTTGCCGAGCAGGTGGTGTTTGATGTCATCGCTTCGGCTTTCGATAGCGCCGGCCAGCGCTGTTCGGCGCTGCGTGTCCTCTGCTTGCAGGAAGATGTGGCCGACCGCATTCTCACCATGCTCAAGGGCGCCTTGCGTGAGCTTTCCATTGGCCGCACGGACCAGCTCAAGGTCGATATCGGCCCGGTTATCACCGATGAGGCGAAGAACACCATTGAAAAGCATATTCAGGCCATGCGCGATCTTGGCCGCAAGGTGGAACAGCTTCCCCTTGGCCCGGAAACGCAGAACGGCACTTTTGTTGCGCCGACAATCATCGAGATTGAATCGCTGCGCGATCTCAAGCGCGAAGTGTTCGGCCCGGTCCTGCATGTGGTTCGTTACAAGCGCGACGACATGGAAAGCCTGATCGATGATATCAATTCGACCGGCTATGGGCTTACTTTTGGTTTGCATACGCGCCTTGACGAGACGATTGCCAATGTTGCGGATCGCATCCGTGTCGGCAATATCTATATCAATCGCAACATTATCGGCGCAGTGGTGGGCGTGCAGCCTTTCGGCGGGCGTGGCCTTTCCGGCACCGGCCCGAAGGCGGGCGGTCCGCTCTATCTTGGCCGTCTGGTCGAAACCGCGCCGATCCCGCCGCGTCACGCTTCGGTTCATACCGATGCGGCGCTGAAGGACTTTGCCCGGTGGCTCGGCAATCGCGGCATGAACGATCTGGCGCAGGCGGCGCGCGATACCGGCAGTGCTTCGGCGCTCGGTCTCGAACTCGAACTGCCGGGCCCGGTTGGCGAGCGCAATCTCTATGCTCTCCACCCGCGCGGGCGCGTGCTTCTGGTCCCCCAGACCGAAATTGGCCTCTATCGCCAATTGACGGCGGTGCTGGCAACCGGCAACACTGCGGTCATCGACGAGGCTTGCGGTTTGCGCGCCGTGTTGAAGGATCTGCCGGAAACAGTTGCCGCGCGCGCCATCTGGACGGGCGACTGGCAGGCGGATGCGCCTTTTGCCGGAGCACTTATCGAAGGCGACAGCGCGCGCATCAAGGAGGTGAACTCCAGGATCGCCGCCCTGCCGGGACCGCTCGTACTCACACAG
- a CDS encoding Lrp/AsnC family transcriptional regulator: MRKIDSLDDMDQFDRRILEVLSEDGRIPVTELSKRVGLSKTPCQARLKRLVDEGYILGFRAAIDPEKLGLDHIAFTTVKLSDTREAALEAFNVAVRKIREVEECHMIASSFDYLLKVRTPNIRRYREVLGEKISSLPNVASTSTFVVMESVKDNRPIRVYPGAL; encoded by the coding sequence ATGCGAAAGATAGACTCGCTAGACGATATGGATCAGTTCGACCGGCGCATTCTGGAGGTCCTGAGCGAAGATGGGCGCATCCCGGTGACGGAACTGTCGAAAAGGGTCGGCCTTTCCAAGACGCCATGTCAGGCGCGACTGAAAAGACTGGTCGATGAAGGCTATATTCTGGGTTTTCGCGCAGCCATCGACCCGGAAAAACTGGGCCTCGACCATATCGCTTTCACAACGGTCAAATTATCGGATACGCGGGAGGCAGCACTTGAAGCGTTCAATGTGGCGGTGCGCAAGATACGCGAGGTAGAGGAATGCCACATGATCGCCAGCTCCTTCGACTATCTCCTGAAAGTGCGCACACCCAACATCCGGCGCTACCGCGAGGTGCTGGGCGAAAAAATCTCCAGCCTGCCCAATGTGGCAAGCACATCCACCTTCGTGGTGATGGAATCCGTAAAGGATAACCGCCCGATCAGGGTCTATCCGGGCGCGTTGTGA